In Carassius carassius chromosome 14, fCarCar2.1, whole genome shotgun sequence, the genomic stretch GTTCCATTGGTTATTTTGGTAGTTATTTTTAGAACCTTTGTTGTGGTAAAAGGTTCATATTTAAATCTAGCATATAGTTCTAAGATGTAAAAACTCGACTGTTGAGGCCTACAGTTAGAATACATGTTGCTTGTTACAGTAGTAAATCACTAATCCACATACTCAGTATATTTTATTCAGTTACTAATTGTGATGTAAGGTGCAGTTGTGACCTCCATCAGTTTAACCTTGACACATAGGATTTTTTGGTGAGTACAGTTGATACAATTCCCACCCCACATATCTCTAAATTGCACAATAACCTTGAAGGGCAGCATGTTGTTGTCCACTTTTAAGGTGTACAAatttaaatatcacaaaaatcTAAGTTTAGTTTTGTGTTCATGAACGATCATTAAGCTGTTTCATCCCCAGCGGCGCCAGGGGGGTCTTGGGGGGGTCTCAAgatcctgccaaaaaaaaaagccttgaccccccatttgaccccccatcctcttcctgattaaaaaatatatatctgggataaagattaaaaatgtttctctttaaactacacagaacaataataaataataattatttcgacatttattcgtacactgaaccgagaactgtttctgtcggacgcgtccgattcgagaaccgaggagctgatgatattgCGCATGCgtgactgacacacagagcgtctgaaccgaactgattcttttggtgattgattctgaactgattctgtgctaatgttatgagcgctggtaaaccgaaggcttgaatgaagggcagtcatcgccaatgacattacatcgagcgcaaaataaccggtgaaccgttttttttttttttaactggtttatttgatcgaactgtccgaaagaaccggttcacttgagcacctgcttctttgccccttaagtgcccttttgtcaaagcaaaatttcctcaaattttttttgtaataacattcccttttgtgaatgcctgcccacgcccaatcataatattagtacaatttattaataataatttagttgtaaataaaatgaccaacatgacctttcacctgacgacgacgacctcatccgagCGGGACGATTCCTCACGACGCAcgcacattttttaattgctagaggatattttcaacaccgtggcagctggtaagtggtgtttcattctcagcgaagtgattttgatgtttacttacttataattattttacaaggacgatgtgatgtgagaacatgcagatatgttgtttattttgctgtgtgtagaagtaacactagcgtgctgtttgagggagaaaagtttcacaggcatcgaagggtctggtcttttttatgttatttgactaaacttttattatattacagtatttattttttaacacgtagagtgccttaaaaataattatcacaacactggtaaggcctattcagattttctcattctctgaattatcattataaaaataaaaacaattcagaagtgaattaaaatatatttatatttttttctctacAATAGCAaaagtgtttacaacagcaagaccactctagcctgtaaactcaataatatccctctggaaataaatgtaaaaatatcaatgccaataaaaaatgcataatatacctgacatcaaagtgcagtgtgaaggagatgaataacacttgtagcctgtcatttgtttacattgcaaaggtgttcaattttagacaactacaacaataataataatattaatcactatattccagtgtatcagttttttaatgttttgtatcaatatttaaggtggacttattgattaggtgcaagagtagtagtgatggttaaccCTCTGGaatcgattaacgcatatacgcgttatgagtcattttctcctgataaccccgaaaagaacttaaattacactttcagttttaatcgtacagataagagcaaaacatcaatcgaatctgtaaagggtctacttttttttgcatacagacataacaacaaaactttgtgcactaataaaataaagataacaaacaaggtgcgctgtctgcagcctttgtctgcgctgatcttcttttacaaacacgtcatttaaatgaaccttaactccgtgaatactcaacgaaaagacatgagagagatatctatagaaagcttgaaatgtctacttttaaactaaacaagtgccgccgaaaacagaatAATaggttaatgctgaaatagtaaattcgGCCTTGTTCCTAGAtcgacagagagtggaaagtaatagatctaatgaggagatggagatagaggaagaaaaagagggaaatgtagaggcacaagtgacagaaagagagcaggtaacagcaagccaggagacagaggctggtgagaaagaggaaaaagtagaggcacaagtgttttctatagtttttactataacatctgttcttaattattctgtagaacagagaagaaaaagccatcaggttgggacaatttaagacatttcagtttctaatcccaaaactattattattttaaacttttaaaattgtcttgtctattgtttctttttcaaaactgcatcaaagcaattgctgctgtatcaatacataatcatccatatcgatacacgaatcagcaaggaatgcatcacaatatattgctgtattgatattttgaacagcgccatttaaagccttgttccatgtgccccttttatactttgagcacctgcccctccaaaggtctctgcacggccctgctcagagggagtgtcagctacattaaaaaagttaacatcttaagtcatttgtgaattaatgcgtATTTGAGACGCAAACtctttcaaacgattcagttcgatttggtgaactggttcaaaaagatccggttacatctaatgattcgttcgtgaactggatatcactaaactgtagtgttttgaaatctcacaacagatacggaagagaaggcaatgctgaataaagtcgtagtttttgctatttttggaccaaaatgtattttcgatgcttcaaaatattctaactgaccctctgatgtcacatggactactttgatgatgtttttcttacctttctggacatggacagtcagtgttgggaaggttactttggaaatgtaataggttacagattacaagttaccctgtttaaaaagtaatagtagtgtaactttttcaattactttattaaagtaatgtaactaattacttttgagtactttttgaatacttttctaaatttgtgaaaattaaagaataataaataaaagcatatacatcaacttaaatacagttatctaataagcatgtgacgtattctgtgtaataaactcctgaaacattggtgttttttgaactgctgtctttgtatatgatgatagttttctcaaaataagtaaaatgcacatgaagtgacacagagcagttctagaaattacgtttatgtgctcgtgtactcctatattgaggcggcagaggttgaaaacactgcgagcttcagtaggcctttgtgtagtaaatgaaaccatgtctttgccattaatttacagcaggggcggactgggaaaaaaattcagactggaaaattcaaactcatacaaacaaattcatggacaaaactattttttgtatggacctgacataaaaaaggtttaaatctttaatttggggacatgcaaaataattataagttctctcctgaactgcaccttcacttccatttttctcttcagtctctttattttgccctgttatccatctctctcatgactttaatactcaagattgaacaaaactatactttacaatgcaatactctacaatactacaatatctttatagaaaaatcctaatactgtacacgagtcatgttttcccttacaaaaaattaccatgcttttatcagcctatataaaagtaaaataaccttgttttgtttttgttttttgcaaatggatttttatttatttttaaataaatacatttgtaaaataattttacatttttggttatcacatttaaacaatagtaaccattttctctggatttatagttaaatattaaaatgtaaattttcgtaagggttgtgttgttgtctgtcgtagctccccctaaacctataaaaaaaaattggattttttttcagctaaattactactgtaacattacaacagataataatgatgtcctttatagagtattttgagtgatgactgatgagcaacgtgctgctgcttgattaaataaataaaaaaaacaaagacaaaaaagcatctttacagatgaaactgacctgaaaccctgaacaggagttctgcttctctgctccagctgtgcgcttccacactccactctctcgcattgattaggggctacctctgatccaaaccgtttggcggaggcgcggagagcgcgcgagtcacaactaacacttcatgacttattagagaattaattatcaaatgacggattcgcaaatgatcgctttagtacattcggcaggcaattatacaataatgatattaaatagtggggcaaaatcggctgccaggccaccgggaattgtcccggttctcccggttctcccggtgtccagtccgcgcctgatttccacagacacgcagaatgtgcaagtcatatattgcatttttggggctttatattcacagacactagtcgatgtcatgttttgattcaagtgtactgacctacttttgatttagtcatccaaaatgtggcatattccgtccgcgttaggcattccgtttttatgactggattctacgaattagactgtatttccgcatcccggaaattattagggcggtatgtctcagaaaagtcagtgcaatttgggaaataaatcagttaaatctgtatgtggatgtgtgtaaatattcaaatgtaatcccctttgtaatcgtaaaaaatttcataagtaactgtaatttaattactcattttttcttagtaactgtaactaattacagttacaataattttgtaattaaattacgtaacgccgttacatgtaactagttactccccaacactgtggacagtataccgtacacacagcttcaatggagggactgagagctctcggactaaatctaaaatatcttaaactgtgttctgaagatgaacggaggtcttactggtttggaacgacatgaggatgagtcattaatgacatcataaaaatttttgggtgaaccaaccctttaaagtttgagcatattgtttgcaaactgcaattgattaattaattaaaaacaaagtagttgatatgctgtgttgtttttgttgtttagtagcagtaatatgcagttattagccgtgtcgactgtattttttgttagttttcatgagaccccccttgaattGACTAGGACCCCCCACTGGCCCCCCAATCAacattgtctggagccgccactgtgtTTCATGTTTATCTGATAGGACAGCACGTTTTTTAAGCCATGCAATCAAAAGTTTGTCTCTAGATGGCGATAGAATGTAATAAAAAGACAACGGAAGCATGAGAACATAGGAGACCAAAGGACAACaataatatgtttatttgtgAAAGTGTAGTAAACTCTTTTATTCATAcagaatatttattaatttattcataaagaaTATAGCATAtgactacaaaataaataattatatatgcaGGTGGATGTAAAGAGCTTTGCTGTAGAGCATTACACaataaagctctatataaatgcctcattaattcattattatatttacagTGCAGCTAGTAAATATTAAAACACTATAAggtgaaaacaatatatatacacaatgttTGTGGTCCTTTTCCACACAGGTGGGGTTTCTATGGACTTCAGTTTTGTGTCTACTTAGTTTTGTCTTTCATTGACAATGTTTGCACTTTAGTCCATTTAGTCCATCAAGGAATCCTGATTACGAATTGGGTTCATTATGTGAGTAATTTAAGTTGAATTTAAACAGACTACCTTCAATTTGGGTAGAAAGCAATATGATTTATGGTTTCTTTACACTTAATATGAAGTATATTCTGATAAAAGATTGTTTGATTAGGAAAGGAATACTGATagtatagggtgaccatatgagccattttcccaggacacgtccttgccaggatttttatattgcctaaaatatccagattttggctgtttgtgctgtgcagatagatcattgtatgacattcattAGAGCTACtgtatagagagcagagcagacggctccttatgcattcaaatcactgtcttggtactttggtgtcatacaatgatcggtgcgCAGCAATGCTTCAagatgaatgaacaaacaaacacctagcatgtacgtgtatttgcatttctttgatcgttctctgtagatctcaccttctcacacgccacACGATTGGTTGCTTATgtaccatacctgcatgttattggtcaaactactttggatgttttaggaaatatagaaatcctggtAAGGAAgcatcctgggaaaatggctcatatggtcaccctatgaTAGTACCTTTTCGTTTTCTCTCAAGCACTTGATCAGAATCCACAGCATGAGCAGAAGTCATCACCATTGGCTCTGTTCTGCTGGGGCTTTGTTGTCTCCTCTGCCTTTGACATTTAGATGGACCGGCTACCTTTTGGAGAGAAGATCACACTTGGATGAAAAGACCCAACAGCAGTTGTGCTCTTGTCTTCTCTCGTCACAGAGATTACAACACAGCAGTGAGCAATTGCATGAGTTTTCCTGAATTGAACAGAAATCATTCTCAAATGTCAAAGAAACTGAGCTTGCATGATTGATAACTAAAAGAGTGTAAATTAGAGTAATAATCCACAAGATGCTGATGATTTTACAATGGGTAAAAGACATGGATCTTTCCTACTCTTCAATACATTTTCATGTCTCTGTCATAATATTTTGGAAAATATCTTACTGTAGAAAAAAGATTACAGAAATACATTGGCTAGAACTGACTTGTTGCTTTTGAAAATTGCAGAGCTATTAATAAGATACAATGGGTTAATGTCCAATAAACACTTATTATGCTAcctggaaaaacaaaaacaaacaagtaaTCCAAGTACTAATATATGCATACTGAAGCTTTAATATAGAAAgtgtttattgtaatttttacagCATAAGTGACTCAATCCAAATTTAGAAGTGGAACTGTTTTATAACGTCACTTAAGTACATAGATAGCCAGTAGATTTTTGTCAGTCTCTGTTCAGTTTCCCAGAAACCCATTTCATAAGGCTGGTATTTGTCGGCACCTCAATACGCGACTGTCCAGGACAGAAAATTCCCTCCTGCTGCTGGCACTTCTTATGCAATGCTGCCCTCTTATGATGCTGGGCACTTATTATTACACAACTCTTCCTGTGCACCACTGACTAaggaatgcacacacacaaaaaaagacattGGTCCAGCACTGGTGACATGAACTGCCTAACTTACATATGCATCTGGTGTCCTGTAGATATAGAATAATGTCTAACAGATGGTATTCAATAACATTTTCCAAACAAATCATAATTATCACATGTTATGTATGGGAACAGACGCTAatgaaaatatctttttttttttcttcatggaaAAGCACCATCAAACGTCTACACTAATCAAGTATTGAATATGCCAATAAGAATGACATGTGGGACATATATGTGTTTAATAAGTAACACAAATAAGAGAGCAAACAGTCCTTTTTCTTGTGTAAGTACAGGTACTTCATCAGTTCATGGTGTGCCCATCTCTGGAAAAGATCAGGCTGGCAtgcaaacattattatattttacaggcTCGGGCTGTTCAGGAAGTGGATGCTTTGTGTCTGTTCACAAAGAGTAACAATGATCAGTTTGTTTCCACAGCATTAAGAGACGGTGAAGGGGCACACAGTTATCTTTTCTGTTAAATAAGGAAGTGGTGCTTTAGCAGCATGTGTCAGCATGAATCAAGGCTGGACAGTTTTACACCACAGCTGAGCAAACAGGACTGCAAATATGGACTGCTTCTGAATTTGATTCCCATAAATGATTCTTCTTCCTTGGTTCCATTAACATACTTTTCAGAAAGAAATACTTGGGAAactttaaaacaattgtttttgcAATCAAGTAGCATAACAGACTGTTTTGCAGagctaaaataactggaagccTTGTTAGAGCTGTCAATATGGTTTTTGAAGACCAGGTTGCTGCAATACGCTGGATAAAGTCAAACATGATGCACAAGTACACATCTATCTAGTTTTCCCCATAATAAGAACTAGTAAACTCCACCTGAGTGGACTAAATTGGGACAGAATATAGAAAAAAAGCTTTGAAGTATGGGTACAAAGAATCTAACAGTGTGGTAATGAATGCGCAAAGGTTTGTGAAAAGAATAAGGGCCTTTGACTAATGAAAAGGACTTTTGAAGCCGACCTGGTGTTAGTTGTAACTAGGGTGACCAATACTAAAGTTGTTCGTTTGTACTATTTTCCATGGATGAGGACACAAAAGAATAGGATTTTATAAGGTTCAGAGATGTTGTAAGACGATTACAGTCACTCTGAAGCCATGCAATATACCCCATAGAGGGAACTGACATGAATACAGAAATGTGTGGCTTGATTGTGTCTGAGGAACAGATTATTCTGTTAACTGTAATGCATGCTGTCAGTCATACCTTTTCTGGACATTGTGCTGATTTGTAAGAGTCCAGGATAGGTGGCAGTAAACTGACATGATAAATATCTCCAGTTTTAATTGTCATAATCAGCCCAGTGAAGCTATGAAGATGTTGACAAACTacatgaaaatgaactttttgtttgtttgtatgacaTCTGAGTTGAAAAAAAGAGATAGATCTATCAGAGAAATACATATTTGATTTGTTTTAGCTTAAATTAAGTTTTCACCATAATAACCTTTTTGCAGTTGACTTAAATATGGATAAATACTGTAACTCTCAACTGATATGAAGTCAAAATGCATATTAAAGAAAGTCATTTTGGATAGAGCCAACCACCTAAATTCATAATTTTGAAGGTTTTTTTGTTATTACACATTATTCCCATACACAATTCAAATAATTAAGTTATTGAAGCTTTCGATATTATGTACTAAACCAAACTAGTGTTTTTATATGTCTTTGAGCGTCTTTGCATTAGAACCACCCCAATATAGCAAACAGCCTTTCTAACAGCTAACTAAACACAGTAGTGTTAACTGCAGTACATGCATTTGTTATAACAGACGCTAAACCTCAAGAATTAGCAATGTTCTGAATgactttaagtatttttttcattgttaaacTCAATCTACAGTTACAGCTACTCCACAGAAAGAGCTCAAAGTTCAGTGTGATGAGTTTCAGTCCTGATCTGTGTTGAAGTGGTTGTTGCCCGGGCGCGAGCTTCACAACCTCAGTTCTTTTAAAAGCTTGTAGCCCATTCATTTCACTTTGTTCACTGTAGGAGCGTTGTGCTCAGGTTTTTCCTACTTAAGTTAATATTTGTAAGAAGTCTCCCCATTTAAGGTTTGTAAAGACTAGCGGCAGAAAAAGGAAGGACGTGCGATCTGTCTTTCACACAATAACATTATTGTTACCTTTTtatgtttctgttttattttcaaattcatcgtgtgttttgaagatgtaaacaatttactgtataatgttaGAATGTCTAGAAttgaaatgttaataaaataaatgcaacacttgGGCCTAGAGGAGATTCTGTAAGGCATACCCAATATAACCAATAATTCATATAGGGCCTAAAGTTGTACGGCATTTTAAAGCTACTACTGGTTGTTCACAGATGttctttcaataataataataatactaatgaaaACATGTCTTTTCAATTTTATTATCAGAAACCTTATAAATGACCTGGAACAACACACAGCATATAAACACACGTTgctaaataaatactgtacacgGCTGGTTCGTCGATCAAACAGTCACCGAGTGCATTACACACAAACTTTTAACAAGTTTCAGATATTAAGTGTCTATTCTAAGGCTTTCAGACAGTGTCGCCTTGAAGGCTATTGTTTTCTGGCCCAAAGGAAGGACCATGGCCTCTGGATGCCTTTAACCGGTCGACATTCGCATCCTCTTCCACAGATCATAACAAACATCCGTCATTCAGCCCATCAAAGTGAAAACAATAGCAATGTGCAAAAACACTACTGCTTCTCATTCAATGCGTAAAGGTAACCTGCAAAAGTTCAGTGATCAGCAATACAGCTCaatctagaaaaaaaacaaaaaacattcagtCAGTCCATTAAAAACGCTGTGTGTGTAAGCAAAGGATGTGTTCTTGCGTTCAGTCAgacatgtttatttattgttgCTTTATGTGCGCTGCGTCATAAGGTCGTTTTTTGGCCAGTGCATCGCGTGCATCgcgatatatatctatatatacagtacagaacaaaagtttggaaaaattactatgtttaatgtttttgaaagaagtttcttctgctcatcaagcctgcatttatttgatcaaaaatacagaaaaaaatgtaatattgtgatatattattacaattaaaaataattgtttttaaagttattatactttaaattatcatttatttctgtgatgcaaagctgaatttttaggatcattatcacacgatcctttagaaatcattctaatatgatgattcattatcaaagttggaaacagttctgctgcttaatattttttcagaaagtgatacttttttaggatactttgatgaataaaaagtaaaaaaaaaaaaaaaaaaaaaaaagaagctatgtttttaaaatataaatattttgtaataacatacactactggtcagtaatttggggtcagtcattttttttctttctttttttttaaaaataaaatcaatacttttattcagcaaggatgtgttaaattgataaaaagtgatagtaaagaaaatatattataagaatatatattattagattttttttattttttttaataaatgcagttctttttaaccttttattcatcaaatatattagacagcagaactgtttccaacactcataataaatcagaatattagaatgatttctaaatgatcatgtgatagactgatgttacatgtgacactgaaggctgcagtaatgatgctgaaaattcagctttgcatcacaggaataaattattttttttaaagtatattcaaatagaaaactattattttaagttgtaataatatttcacaatatcactgttttttctgtatttttgatcaaataaatgcaggcttgatgagcagaacattcaaaaacattaaaaatagtaatgtttccaaacttttggtctgtactgtatatatatatatatatatgtgtgtgtgtgtgtgtgtgtgtgtgtgtgtgtgcgtgcgtgcgtgtgtgtgtgtcaagattTTAAGCCGCACAGTCAAGTTAAAAACTGTTGCCCAAAAGAAGAACGCGTCCTGTGTCCGAGAGCcacatattcattaaaattgaAGTTCAGCTTTTACAAAGGCGACTCAATATTCTATATTACATTGCGCTCCGTCCAACGCAAGTACGCATTCTGTGTGACATTATTTCTAAAAGCAAATTAGGTGACTTTTGTGTTTGACACATAACTCGTGAACTGAAGACTTCACAGTGGACCTTTCGGTGTGGAATGAAGTAGGCTGAGTTCAGATAATCAGCTTTTAATATGAGGCAGAGATGACAGTTTATCCACTTTCCCAAAAGCAGCAGCACTCTCCACACCTTTGAGCCACTCTTTACACTTCCGCATGACAGTCTCGTCCACGTCTCCATCCTCCTCCTCGTACTCCACATCATCATATTTATACTGATCGTTGAGGAGGGAGATCTTCACAATGGTGCTAATGTCATTGGAACCGTCCAGTTTGGCAACAGGTCCGGAGCTCTTGTTACTGGAGCTGCCCTGAGCTCTCTTGGACGGGAAAACCCGCCGGTGTCGCAAGTCCGCGGAAGCGCAGCACTTCTGTTGCTTGGCCATCATCTGCTTTTCCAGGTTGCGCTTTTGGATgaccaggatggcttcgggggtCAGGCTGAGGGAGAAGTGGATCTCTTGCTCGCCGCCTTCTTTTGCTAGAGAGGTCCTGGAGGCGTATTTATGGCTGGACTCTCCAGAACTGGACCGCGGGACGCTTTCGCATGAGGTAGCCAAGGGTTTGGGGACGCTCAACCACGAATGTTTGCTGTCCGTCTCGGGATCTGGAGGCACTCTGCTCGGCTTGCTTCGTCCCAGCTGCTTTAGATTGGCCGATGTCCACGATGTGGATAGTTTATCTTTCTCAGACTCCTTGTCGTCTCCTGTCCTTTGACTGAACGTGGGTTGAGGAGGTGCGACATTGTCCCTGCTCTTCTTTTTCCTGAACAGCTCCTTTGTAGGCGAGGATATCCGTGAGTGCAGGTTTATTGGTGGAAAAGGCATTTTGAACGCTATCGGTGCGCGAAATAATGAAGTAATAATCTGTGCGTGAATGATGGGAGAAATATTGGTCCATTCACCTCGGTCCACCTGATCTTTGGGTTTTAGACGCAGTAGTCCATCTCGCTCCGCATCTCTCTGCTAGACTGACAAGGGGCGGGGCATCTGCGGGCTTTATCTGGCGTCGCGCAGAAGGGGCGTGGTCACAGCATGCTCAACAGAGCCATGCTCACATAAGTGCCTCTATGAATGTACCTACTAAAAGCTCGTTGCATTACACACGATACAAGATAATACAGTCAAGTTCTCACTGTTGTAGCTGCGTAATCACTTGTGTGGTTCATCAGTAACCATTGAATGTcatgaacatttatatttagctatagctatatatatactaaattgGCTTGAATAGATTAAAGCTTTAAAGTATAGATTAAAGAATCGAATAGATAGAATAGATTAAAGATTAAAGCAAGTtttaacacaaataataattataaataaattataggtATAGTTTTACATGTTAAGCTCtgcatttttttctctcatttactTCTATTAATGATGTCTAACTATAACTTtggtttttgctcttttttaaagaaagtttATAAATACATTCTTGTGGTAGTCAGAATTACACAACTAATGCTGTTATATTGAAAactgaatatgaaatattaatttgcacTTAAGTGTCCGAATAAGTTTTGGGATAATGATTATCTGCACATTATTCTTTAAAGAATAGGAACAGGATATCAGATTTGAAATAGTGATGTATTGGCATGGACGCTGATGCAATCGacggcactttttttttttgttttttttgctgattGTCAATATTTTCTCCTTGGTGACCTTGGCATAACACAGAGGAGGATAAAGACAAGCAACCTCCATCATTATTGATCCGTCGCCCCCCCAATGACAGGCGTTCTGTCACCCAGCCACTGTGAAGTGTTCCAGCTCCAGTCAAATGAGGGGGAAATCAATAGGCTTATctttaatattaagcagcacacaaAGAGTGCTTCTTTCTCACAAACAACGTCCAAAgattgccatcagaatgaaatcaGAGATTACAGTAAAACACTTTCATATGAATCAAAACGAACTAAGATGAAAACTGATGGTTTGCAACCCGATGTGAAATGGCTTACATATTCTCACTTTGTGTTTTTTGGAGTGTAAAATCTAAAGCATCTTCTCAGCCATAGGCTGGAGGGTCTATCCACAGTTATACCCACAATCTTACCAAGGTAATTACTGAC encodes the following:
- the LOC132156620 gene encoding proline-rich protein 18-like — its product is MPFPPINLHSRISSPTKELFRKKKSRDNVAPPQPTFSQRTGDDKESEKDKLSTSWTSANLKQLGRSKPSRVPPDPETDSKHSWLSVPKPLATSCESVPRSSSGESSHKYASRTSLAKEGGEQEIHFSLSLTPEAILVIQKRNLEKQMMAKQQKCCASADLRHRRVFPSKRAQGSSSNKSSGPVAKLDGSNDISTIVKISLLNDQYKYDDVEYEEEDGDVDETVMRKCKEWLKGVESAAAFGKVDKLSSLPHIKS